In Streptomyces sp. RFCAC02, the following proteins share a genomic window:
- a CDS encoding amino acid ABC transporter ATP-binding protein has translation MSTASPAQTPAPAEPRDGHGLVEIRGVGKRFGDFTALTGVDLTVHRGEVVVVLGPSGSGKSTLCRCVNRMEAADEGEIRVDGRPQPLEGRDLYRFRAEVGMVFQSFNLFAHRTVLANVAMGPRRILGLSRADAERRARGLLQRVGLGHRVDSYPAELSGGQSQRAAIARALAMEPKVLLFDEPTSALDPEMTREVLAVMRELADAGTTMLVVTHEMGFARDCADRVVFMDGGRVVESADPETFFTAPATARARDFLSSVN, from the coding sequence ATGAGCACCGCAAGCCCCGCGCAGACCCCAGCCCCCGCCGAACCGCGCGACGGACACGGCCTGGTCGAGATCCGCGGCGTCGGCAAGAGATTCGGCGACTTCACCGCCCTGACCGGCGTCGACCTCACCGTCCACCGCGGCGAGGTCGTCGTCGTCCTCGGCCCGTCCGGCTCCGGCAAGTCGACGCTGTGCCGGTGCGTCAACCGCATGGAGGCCGCCGACGAGGGCGAGATACGCGTCGACGGCCGCCCCCAGCCCCTGGAGGGCCGCGACCTCTACCGCTTCCGCGCCGAGGTCGGCATGGTCTTCCAGTCGTTCAACCTCTTCGCCCACCGCACGGTGCTCGCCAACGTCGCGATGGGCCCGCGCCGCATCCTCGGCCTGAGCCGCGCCGACGCCGAGCGGCGCGCCCGCGGCCTCCTTCAGCGCGTCGGCCTCGGCCACCGCGTCGACTCCTACCCGGCCGAACTCTCCGGCGGGCAGAGCCAGCGCGCCGCCATCGCCCGTGCCCTCGCCATGGAACCCAAGGTCCTGCTCTTCGACGAGCCCACCTCCGCCCTGGACCCGGAGATGACCCGCGAGGTGCTCGCCGTCATGCGGGAACTCGCGGACGCGGGCACGACCATGCTCGTCGTCACCCACGAGATGGGCTTCGCGCGCGACTGCGCGGACCGCGTGGTCTTCATGGACGGGGGCCGCGTCGTCGAGAGCGCCGACCCGGAGACGTTCTTCACCGCGCCGGCCACCGCGCGCGCCCGTGACTTCCTGTCCTCCGTCAACTGA
- a CDS encoding glutamate ABC transporter substrate-binding protein codes for MRSPRRIAALAAVLLLAGAAGCSAGDPSGEGARPDHLFPEGTSLREIQDRGTLVVGVKFDQPAFGLLNPLTGEPEGFDIEIARLVAEDLTGSRDNISFVETVTANREAFIQQGKVDMVVASYVVTDARLRQVSFAGPYYDTGISILARKDDRTIRGADDLNDRPVCVAQGSQSAHVVPEVAPRARLTEFSAYSYCAQALKDGRVDAVVTSESILIGLAQQNPDELAVVPGHLEPEEAAIGFTKDDAAMHDYLDGLLTEIARNGAWEQAYADTVGRVTHDSPTPPEPVL; via the coding sequence ATGCGCAGTCCGCGCCGCATCGCCGCCCTCGCCGCCGTCCTCCTCCTGGCCGGGGCCGCCGGCTGCTCCGCCGGCGACCCGTCCGGCGAGGGAGCACGCCCCGACCACCTGTTCCCCGAAGGCACCTCCCTGCGGGAGATCCAGGACCGGGGGACGCTCGTCGTCGGCGTGAAGTTCGACCAGCCCGCGTTCGGCCTGCTCAACCCGCTGACCGGTGAACCCGAGGGCTTCGACATCGAGATCGCCCGGCTCGTCGCCGAGGACCTCACCGGCAGCCGCGACAACATCTCCTTCGTCGAGACCGTCACGGCGAACCGCGAGGCGTTCATCCAGCAGGGCAAGGTGGACATGGTCGTCGCCAGCTACGTGGTGACCGACGCCCGCCTGCGCCAGGTCTCGTTCGCCGGCCCGTACTACGACACCGGCATCTCCATCCTCGCCCGGAAGGACGACCGGACCATCCGAGGCGCCGACGACCTCAACGACCGGCCGGTGTGCGTCGCTCAGGGCTCGCAGTCCGCCCACGTGGTGCCGGAAGTGGCGCCCCGCGCGCGGCTCACCGAGTTCAGCGCCTACAGCTACTGCGCCCAGGCGCTCAAGGACGGCCGGGTCGACGCCGTCGTCACCAGCGAGTCCATCCTGATCGGTCTCGCCCAGCAGAACCCCGACGAACTCGCCGTCGTGCCCGGCCACCTGGAGCCCGAGGAGGCCGCGATCGGCTTCACGAAGGACGACGCGGCGATGCACGACTACCTCGACGGCCTGCTCACCGAGATCGCCCGGAACGGCGCGTGGGAACAGGCGTACGCCGACACCGTCGGCCGGGTCACCCACGACAGCCCGACCCCGCCGGAACCCGTCCTGTGA
- a CDS encoding RICIN domain-containing protein: protein MHLTLKVAVRILREVRGRAARLGAACVALFVAAATLTGIGSPASAATGVAVDVPSAGGVYRLVASHSGKCVDVPGASDSSGELLQQWGCTDDSPWQEFRLVSVGSGRYRLVNVSSGLCLAVQGASTGSGAAVVQDSCSASAHKQWRFETTGDNGTRTWPGTPDGFASTGGGTTGGAGGTTVTVTTYQDLVRYATASGPYVIRVAAAITVSPYGREIPVTSDKTIVGVGTAGEIVAGGFFLGSGVHNVIIRNLTIRDTRMADDDPDDKEYDYDGIQMDTADHIWIDHNTIERMNDGLIDSRKDTTYLTVSWNILGENNKTFGIGWTDNVTARMTIHHNWIRDTNQRNPSIDNVALAHLYNNYLEDIDSYGNLSRGASRTVIENSYFENVNNPYYPDTSAASLTQSGSILVNCTGKQTTNGTTFRPSDYYSYTLDPASEVPGLLRTYAGPQANIGV, encoded by the coding sequence ATGCACCTGACATTAAAGGTGGCTGTTCGTATCCTCCGCGAGGTACGCGGACGGGCGGCCCGCCTGGGCGCCGCGTGTGTCGCGCTGTTCGTCGCGGCAGCCACGCTCACCGGCATCGGCTCCCCGGCCTCCGCGGCAACGGGTGTCGCGGTGGATGTTCCGTCGGCCGGTGGTGTGTATCGGTTGGTGGCTTCGCACAGTGGCAAGTGTGTGGATGTGCCGGGGGCGTCGGATTCGAGTGGCGAGTTGTTGCAGCAGTGGGGGTGTACGGATGACTCGCCGTGGCAGGAGTTTCGTCTGGTGTCGGTGGGGTCGGGCCGGTATCGGCTGGTGAATGTGAGCAGTGGTCTGTGTCTGGCGGTGCAGGGTGCTTCGACGGGGAGTGGTGCCGCTGTCGTCCAGGACTCGTGTTCGGCCAGCGCGCACAAGCAGTGGCGCTTCGAGACCACCGGCGACAACGGCACGCGGACCTGGCCCGGTACACCCGACGGTTTCGCCTCGACCGGCGGCGGCACGACGGGTGGCGCCGGCGGTACGACGGTGACCGTCACCACCTACCAGGACCTCGTCCGGTACGCCACCGCGAGCGGCCCCTACGTGATCAGGGTCGCCGCGGCGATCACGGTCAGCCCCTATGGGCGCGAGATCCCCGTCACCTCGGACAAGACGATCGTGGGCGTCGGCACCGCGGGCGAGATCGTGGCCGGCGGCTTCTTCCTGGGCTCCGGCGTGCACAACGTGATCATCCGCAATCTCACCATCCGTGACACCCGGATGGCCGACGACGACCCCGACGACAAGGAATACGACTACGACGGCATCCAGATGGACACGGCCGATCACATCTGGATCGACCACAACACCATCGAGCGGATGAACGACGGGCTCATCGACAGCCGGAAGGACACGACCTATCTCACGGTGTCGTGGAACATCCTCGGTGAGAACAACAAGACGTTCGGTATCGGCTGGACCGACAACGTCACCGCGCGGATGACCATCCACCACAACTGGATACGCGACACGAACCAGCGCAACCCCAGCATCGACAACGTCGCCCTGGCGCACCTCTACAACAACTACCTGGAGGACATCGACTCCTACGGCAATCTCTCGCGCGGTGCGTCCAGAACCGTGATCGAGAACAGCTACTTCGAGAACGTGAACAATCCCTACTACCCCGACACGTCCGCGGCGTCGCTCACCCAGAGCGGCAGCATCCTCGTGAACTGCACGGGCAAGCAGACGACGAACGGGACCACGTTCCGGCCGTCCGACTACTACTCCTACACTCTCGACCCCGCGAGTGAGGTGCCCGGCCTGCTCAGGACCTACGCGGGACCGCAGGCGAACATAGGAGTCTGA
- a CDS encoding amino acid ABC transporter permease — protein sequence MTVLRTHAPEFAEALGVTALLVLLAAIGSLLIGTLVAALQLSPVRPARLLAVAYTGVFRNIPLPMQMVLFVFGLPVLGISYSLFTSAVVVLVLYTSAFVAETLRAGINTVPRGEIEAARALGFGPVRVLAAVALPQAFATVVQPLGSVMITMLKNTSVAAIIGVAEFTFTANKVAVEEAETFTVFGGAVIAYVLLGVALGAGFTALERKVAFRR from the coding sequence ATGACCGTACTCCGCACCCACGCCCCCGAGTTCGCCGAGGCCCTCGGCGTCACCGCACTGCTCGTCCTGCTGGCGGCGATCGGCTCCCTCCTGATCGGGACCCTCGTCGCCGCGCTCCAGCTCAGCCCCGTCCGGCCGGCACGCCTCCTCGCCGTCGCCTACACGGGCGTCTTCCGGAACATCCCGCTGCCCATGCAGATGGTCCTCTTCGTGTTCGGCCTGCCGGTCCTCGGCATCAGCTACTCGCTGTTCACCTCGGCCGTCGTCGTCCTCGTCCTCTACACCTCCGCGTTCGTCGCCGAGACCCTGCGCGCCGGCATCAACACCGTCCCGCGCGGCGAGATCGAGGCGGCCCGCGCGCTCGGATTCGGGCCGGTGCGCGTGCTGGCGGCCGTCGCGCTCCCGCAGGCGTTCGCCACCGTGGTACAGCCCCTCGGCTCGGTCATGATCACGATGCTCAAGAACACGTCGGTGGCCGCCATCATCGGCGTCGCCGAGTTCACCTTCACCGCGAACAAGGTGGCCGTCGAGGAGGCGGAGACGTTCACCGTCTTCGGCGGCGCCGTCATCGCCTACGTCCTCCTCGGCGTCGCCCTCGGCGCCGGCTTCACCGCCCTGGAACGAAAGGTGGCGTTCCGCCGATGA
- a CDS encoding amino acid ABC transporter permease → MTAPATDTTPARTAPRPAAAGRAPSAPRRNPLHDIPGPRARARNRLLGAATWLLLAAAAAYAVHRCADAGELSADAWRPFGDARLWRFIAEGLLNNLRAAAMGMLLSMIVGVLLGLALMARGRALRWPVRTVVELFRSVPLLLLLYFLSLVLPSWGLRLSDFWFLVVGLTLFNGVVIADIVRAGVLALPRGQSEAALALGFSRAATLVHVVLPQALRAMSPALVSQLVILLKGTALAFVLGGYIELLRSATIIGQYFGASVLQAYVVASLLFMAVNLGLTALAHALENRQRRRFGRAVVAADEAELEAPVGGAR, encoded by the coding sequence ATGACCGCGCCCGCCACGGACACGACGCCCGCCCGCACCGCCCCGCGCCCCGCCGCGGCGGGACGCGCGCCGTCCGCCCCGCGCCGCAATCCACTGCACGACATCCCCGGCCCCCGGGCACGCGCCCGCAACCGCCTGCTCGGCGCGGCCACCTGGCTGCTCCTGGCAGCGGCCGCCGCGTACGCCGTCCACCGGTGCGCCGACGCGGGTGAACTGTCCGCCGACGCATGGCGCCCCTTCGGCGACGCGCGGCTGTGGCGGTTCATCGCCGAGGGACTGCTCAACAACCTGCGCGCCGCGGCCATGGGCATGCTCCTGTCGATGATCGTCGGCGTCCTCCTCGGCCTCGCCCTCATGGCACGCGGCCGCGCCCTGCGCTGGCCCGTCAGAACAGTGGTGGAGCTGTTCCGCAGCGTCCCCCTCCTCCTGCTGCTGTACTTCCTCTCCCTCGTCCTCCCCTCCTGGGGCCTGCGCCTCTCCGACTTCTGGTTCCTCGTCGTCGGCCTGACCCTGTTCAACGGCGTGGTGATCGCGGACATCGTGCGCGCCGGAGTCCTCGCCCTGCCGCGCGGCCAGTCCGAGGCCGCGCTCGCCCTCGGTTTCAGCCGTGCCGCGACGCTCGTCCACGTCGTGCTGCCGCAGGCGCTCCGCGCGATGAGTCCGGCGCTCGTCAGCCAGCTCGTCATCCTCCTCAAGGGCACCGCCCTGGCCTTCGTCCTCGGCGGCTACATCGAGCTGCTGCGCAGTGCCACGATCATCGGCCAGTACTTCGGCGCCTCGGTGCTCCAGGCGTACGTCGTCGCCTCCCTCCTCTTCATGGCCGTCAACCTGGGCCTCACCGCCCTGGCCCACGCCCTGGAGAACCGGCAGCGTCGCCGCTTCGGCCGCGCCGTCGTCGCCGCGGACGAGGCGGAACTCGAAGCCCCCGTGGGCGGCGCGCGCTGA
- a CDS encoding acyl-CoA dehydrogenase, translating to MLPGVTVRPLPRRPGSPVDHCMTSFDEVLLPFEALLSGDHGSLSDDGTFTSALGSPRKRFLTSIGRVTIGKLCMSGCAVGGARVGVTTAVRYSHHRLVSGRRRGERVPVWAHRSHHGPLLVALATTYAMHALHRAALDRFAGHDPDDPADAAETERLVAVAKGWTTWSARSVLGECRERCGAQGLLPANGIITAAHDIEGTITAEGDNLALWAKAGAELLLAADPDAEDPAETGVPGTADAGRLADPDVLNSLMLTAERQHMARARAALRGATGTGGGRRWDAAAPWALAAVTARAERLAAEALLTAAHRAADPTAHRLLLALHRLFALHHLNPRSGPLLAEGHLTPSAVHRIPEAIEESIALLAEHALTLVDAFGLPEEFLRTRPIATGDHHRAFDDPEAHWHTAPSA from the coding sequence ATGCTGCCCGGCGTCACGGTGCGCCCGCTGCCCCGGCGCCCCGGCAGCCCGGTGGACCACTGCATGACGTCCTTCGACGAGGTGCTGCTGCCGTTCGAGGCCCTGCTCAGCGGCGATCACGGCAGCCTGTCCGACGACGGCACCTTCACCAGCGCGCTGGGCAGCCCGCGCAAACGGTTCCTCACGAGCATCGGGCGCGTCACGATCGGCAAACTCTGCATGAGCGGCTGCGCGGTCGGCGGAGCCCGCGTCGGGGTCACCACCGCCGTCCGCTACAGCCACCACCGGCTGGTGAGCGGCCGGCGCAGGGGAGAGCGCGTCCCCGTCTGGGCACACCGCAGCCACCACGGGCCCCTGCTGGTGGCCCTCGCCACGACCTACGCCATGCACGCCCTCCACCGCGCGGCCCTGGACCGCTTCGCCGGCCACGACCCGGACGACCCGGCGGACGCGGCCGAGACCGAACGGCTGGTCGCCGTCGCGAAGGGCTGGACGACCTGGAGCGCCCGTTCCGTCCTCGGCGAGTGCCGGGAGCGCTGCGGCGCCCAGGGCCTGCTGCCCGCCAACGGCATCATCACCGCCGCCCACGACATCGAGGGCACGATCACCGCCGAGGGCGACAACCTCGCGCTGTGGGCGAAGGCCGGCGCCGAACTCCTGCTGGCCGCCGACCCGGACGCGGAGGACCCCGCCGAGACGGGCGTCCCGGGGACGGCCGATGCCGGGCGGCTGGCCGACCCGGACGTTCTGAACAGCCTGATGCTGACCGCCGAACGGCAGCACATGGCCCGCGCGAGGGCCGCCCTGCGCGGCGCCACCGGCACCGGAGGGGGCCGCCGCTGGGACGCCGCCGCCCCCTGGGCGCTCGCCGCCGTCACGGCCCGCGCCGAACGCCTCGCGGCCGAGGCGCTCCTGACGGCCGCGCACAGGGCCGCCGACCCCACCGCGCACCGGCTGCTGCTCGCACTGCACCGCCTGTTCGCGCTGCACCACCTGAACCCGAGGAGCGGCCCGCTGCTCGCCGAGGGGCACCTGACCCCGAGCGCCGTCCACCGGATCCCGGAAGCGATCGAGGAGTCCATCGCCCTCCTCGCGGAGCACGCCCTGACCCTGGTCGACGCGTTCGGCCTGCCCGAGGAGTTCCTCCGGACCCGCCCCATCGCCACGGGCGACCACCACCGGGCCTTCGACGACCCGGAGGCCCACTGGCACACCGCCCCCTCGGCCTGA
- a CDS encoding nucleic acid/nucleotide deaminase domain-containing protein gives MTAHDLPLRRFADRGGDVPGIAGLALPVRVGPYFSTDGADPVPLGAYAASVGRGITGRGREAWARLGTDRGTELCAAPDGSVLSVPLVGDGPPRFVNSSPPAFARSLAALHRALGDVLGAEDEERGRAAIRRFAGEVGEADPAALADPGHWWPLVLDDIRDTAGPGARAVFEIADEDGGRRVVTATGGLAVHPEERLWGRLNAAGVSPGRVLGVRTDLGACHLPGHYCAMWLAAVFPRAEITHRFPYGPSAASRAEGMRLFREAARQPAGG, from the coding sequence ATGACAGCGCATGATCTGCCGCTCCGGCGCTTCGCGGACCGGGGTGGTGACGTCCCGGGGATCGCGGGCCTCGCGCTGCCCGTCCGCGTCGGTCCCTACTTCTCCACCGACGGGGCGGATCCCGTACCGCTCGGCGCGTACGCCGCCTCCGTCGGGCGCGGGATCACCGGGCGCGGGCGGGAGGCGTGGGCTCGGCTCGGGACGGACCGCGGCACCGAGCTGTGCGCGGCGCCGGACGGGAGCGTGCTGTCCGTACCGCTCGTCGGGGACGGGCCGCCGCGATTCGTCAACTCCTCTCCCCCGGCCTTCGCGCGGTCCTTGGCCGCGCTCCACCGGGCGCTCGGGGACGTCCTCGGCGCGGAGGACGAGGAGCGGGGGCGTGCGGCGATCCGGCGGTTCGCCGGCGAGGTGGGGGAGGCCGATCCCGCGGCGCTCGCCGATCCCGGGCACTGGTGGCCGCTCGTCCTGGACGACATCAGAGACACCGCGGGCCCCGGGGCGCGCGCAGTGTTCGAGATCGCGGATGAGGACGGCGGGAGACGGGTCGTCACGGCGACGGGCGGGCTCGCCGTCCACCCCGAGGAGCGGCTGTGGGGGCGGCTGAACGCGGCCGGGGTGTCCCCCGGCCGCGTGCTCGGCGTGCGCACGGATCTCGGTGCGTGCCACCTTCCGGGGCACTACTGCGCCATGTGGCTCGCCGCGGTCTTCCCCCGCGCCGAGATCACGCACCGCTTCCCCTACGGGCCGTCGGCCGCGTCCCGGGCGGAGGGCATGCGGCTGTTCCGCGAGGCCGCGCGGCAGCCGGCGGGCGGCTGA
- a CDS encoding universal stress protein, translating into MTRPVAVGIDGSPESMAAAEWAAGEAALRQAPLHLVNAWVLAAAAYPVGVLPETSRQDAAQDLVDRARDELTARHPGVRVEARAVRERPAAALLDAADGAQVLAVGSRGLGRLGGFLLGSISSHVVARAACPVVTVRAADTAAPERAAEIVLGVKAASDPDPALLDFAFTSAAGRGLPLRVLHTTGGDDADPSTADRARTGLTAALAARRERHADVRVTESVEPGSAGEVLVAASRRAALVVVGRRSTRPARLGAVAHALLHHAPAPVAVVPHG; encoded by the coding sequence ATGACACGGCCCGTCGCGGTGGGGATCGACGGCTCCCCCGAGAGCATGGCGGCCGCCGAGTGGGCGGCGGGGGAGGCGGCCCTCAGGCAGGCGCCGCTGCACCTGGTCAACGCGTGGGTGCTCGCGGCGGCCGCCTACCCGGTGGGCGTCCTGCCCGAGACGTCGCGGCAGGACGCAGCGCAGGATCTCGTCGACCGTGCCCGCGACGAGCTGACGGCCCGCCACCCCGGTGTGCGCGTCGAGGCCCGTGCCGTCCGTGAGCGCCCCGCGGCCGCGCTGCTCGACGCCGCCGACGGCGCGCAGGTCCTGGCCGTCGGCTCACGCGGTCTCGGCAGGCTCGGCGGGTTCCTCCTCGGCTCCATCAGCTCCCACGTGGTCGCCCGCGCCGCCTGCCCGGTCGTCACCGTCCGCGCGGCGGACACGGCGGCCCCGGAGCGGGCGGCGGAGATCGTCCTCGGCGTCAAGGCCGCTTCCGACCCCGACCCGGCACTGCTCGACTTCGCCTTCACCTCGGCCGCCGGGCGCGGCCTGCCGCTGCGTGTGCTCCACACCACGGGCGGCGACGACGCCGACCCGTCCACCGCCGACCGGGCCCGCACCGGCCTCACGGCCGCCCTCGCCGCCCGGCGCGAGCGCCACGCGGACGTCCGCGTCACCGAGTCCGTCGAACCGGGCAGCGCGGGCGAGGTCCTCGTCGCCGCGTCCCGGCGGGCCGCCCTGGTGGTCGTCGGCCGCCGCTCCACCCGCCCCGCCCGGCTCGGCGCCGTCGCGCACGCCCTGCTCCACCACGCGCCGGCCCCGGTGGCCGTCGTCCCGCACGGCTGA
- a CDS encoding MFS transporter, with product MDRPAPAVRSGGIVAVLAAAGIVAALMQTLVVPLIADLPRILHTTAADASWVITATLLAAAVTTCVTGRLGDLHGKRRILLLCCVPLTLGSVVCALSSSLAPMIAGRSLQGMGMGLVPLGMSALRDILPPERLGGSIALMSSSLGIGSALGLPLAAAVAENSGWRVLFWGSAALSVLIAVLIRLLLPDVPAPAEPGRFDAIGAAGLGAGLVCLLLGISKGADWGWGSGITLGLFTAAVVVLLAWAWAELRSAAPLVDLRLAAVPQVLLTNAASVVVGFAMYAQSLIVPQLLQLPEETGYGLGQSMLAMGLWMAPAGLVMMAVSPLGARLSAARGPRTTLCAGSLVIAAGYGSSLFLMGSVWGLLAVTCVGAAGVGLAYGAMPALIMSAVPRSATASANSFNTLMRSIGTSVSAAVVGVVLAQMSVRGAGHAVPTEGGFRTGMLIGCAVSLVAAAVALAIPARGSAARSPVVSSRTAGEAAAPRP from the coding sequence GTGGACCGTCCAGCGCCCGCCGTCCGCTCCGGCGGGATCGTCGCCGTCCTCGCCGCGGCCGGCATCGTCGCCGCGCTCATGCAGACCCTCGTCGTACCGCTGATCGCCGACCTGCCGCGCATCCTCCACACCACCGCGGCCGACGCCTCCTGGGTCATCACCGCGACCCTCCTGGCCGCCGCCGTCACCACCTGCGTCACCGGCCGCCTGGGCGACCTCCACGGGAAGCGCCGCATCCTGCTGCTGTGCTGCGTCCCCCTGACACTCGGCTCGGTGGTCTGCGCCCTCTCCTCGTCCCTCGCGCCGATGATCGCCGGCCGGAGCCTGCAGGGCATGGGCATGGGGCTCGTCCCCCTCGGCATGAGCGCCCTGCGTGACATCCTGCCGCCGGAACGCCTCGGCGGATCCATCGCCCTCATGAGTTCGTCCCTCGGCATCGGCAGCGCCCTCGGCCTCCCCCTGGCGGCCGCGGTCGCCGAGAACTCCGGCTGGCGCGTCCTGTTCTGGGGCTCCGCCGCCCTGAGCGTCCTGATCGCCGTGCTCATCCGGCTGCTCCTGCCGGACGTCCCGGCCCCGGCGGAGCCCGGCCGCTTCGACGCGATCGGCGCCGCCGGGCTCGGCGCCGGCCTCGTCTGCCTGCTGCTCGGGATCTCCAAGGGCGCCGACTGGGGGTGGGGGAGCGGCATCACCCTCGGCCTGTTCACGGCAGCGGTCGTCGTCCTGCTCGCCTGGGCATGGGCCGAACTGCGCTCCGCCGCCCCGCTCGTCGACCTCCGCCTCGCCGCCGTACCGCAGGTGCTCCTGACGAACGCCGCGTCCGTCGTCGTCGGTTTCGCCATGTACGCCCAGTCCCTCATCGTCCCGCAGCTCCTCCAGCTGCCCGAGGAGACCGGCTACGGCCTCGGCCAGTCCATGCTCGCGATGGGCCTGTGGATGGCCCCGGCCGGTCTCGTCATGATGGCCGTCTCACCTCTCGGCGCCCGCCTGTCGGCCGCCCGCGGCCCCCGTACGACCCTGTGCGCGGGCAGCCTGGTCATCGCCGCGGGGTACGGTTCCTCCCTGTTCCTCATGGGCTCCGTCTGGGGACTGCTCGCCGTCACGTGTGTCGGCGCCGCCGGTGTCGGCCTCGCGTACGGGGCCATGCCGGCCCTGATCATGAGCGCCGTCCCGAGGAGCGCGACGGCGTCGGCCAACAGCTTCAACACCCTGATGCGCTCCATCGGCACCTCCGTGTCGGCGGCGGTCGTCGGTGTCGTCCTCGCGCAGATGAGCGTCCGGGGCGCCGGGCACGCCGTGCCCACGGAGGGCGGCTTCCGCACCGGCATGCTGATCGGCTGCGCCGTGTCCCTCGTGGCCGCCGCCGTCGCCCTGGCCATCCCGGCCCGCGGGAGCGCCGCGCGGTCGCCCGTGGTGAGCAGCCGCACGGCCGGCGAGGCGGCCGCGCCACGGCCGTGA
- a CDS encoding SH3 domain-containing protein, which yields MTFRARLAASVLPLVLAATALAAAPSAVAAEAGASACTHPSWSNQDAGTGELRGSETEAAVRSGPYSACPAVGYLHYELAYYHCFVANSYGNTWTHIRFVNSVGKSVNGWIWDEHLNDGGSNYYC from the coding sequence ATGACGTTCCGCGCCCGCCTGGCCGCTTCCGTCCTGCCCCTCGTCCTCGCCGCCACCGCGTTGGCCGCGGCCCCCTCGGCCGTCGCCGCGGAGGCCGGAGCCAGCGCCTGCACGCACCCGTCGTGGAGCAACCAGGACGCGGGGACGGGGGAACTGCGCGGCTCGGAGACCGAGGCGGCGGTCCGCAGCGGCCCCTACTCCGCCTGCCCGGCCGTCGGCTACCTCCACTACGAGCTGGCCTACTACCACTGCTTCGTCGCCAACTCCTACGGGAACACCTGGACCCACATCCGCTTCGTCAACTCCGTCGGCAAGAGCGTCAATGGATGGATCTGGGACGAGCACCTGAACGACGGAGGCTCCAACTACTACTGCTGA